The Gemmatimonadota bacterium DH-78 region CGATCGCGCCGGACTTCGCGCGGAAGGGCGCGGTCGTGCCGGACTTCGCGCGGAAGGGCCCGATCGTGCCGGACTTCACCCCAAAGGGCCCGATCGTGCCAATCGTGCACGGGGTTACGCGAACTTGCTCCCGAAGTGACCCCAGGAGGGCACTTGGCGGACAATCGCGGATTTCGGGAAAGTGCGGTTGTCACGTTCGTGACCCTCCAGGGGGTCCCTCGGGAGCAAACGTCTTTTTCGGCTGCACGGTTGGCACGATCGCGCCCTTTCAGCCGGCGCCGAGCAGTCGTCCGAGCCGGAAGCTGACGCCCTCGGGCTCGTCGTCCATCTGGCGCCAGGTCACGCGCATCACCTGCAGTCCTCGGGCGATCAGGTCACCGTCCCGCCGCCGGTCCCGTTCGAATGCGCGCCCGGAGTGATGGCTCGCGTACCCGTCGACTTCGACCACCACCCGCGCCCGGGGCCAGTAGAAGTCGACCTCCCACGGACCCACGCGAACGTTCACTTCGGGTCGGGGCATCCCGGCGCGCCTCACCAGGCTGAGGAAGCGCTCCTCGGCCTCTGAACGCGTGCGCGGGGGAGCTCCGGCGTCGAGCACGGCGCGCAGCTTCCCCGACCCCGGACTGCGGGGATGTCGTCGGAGAAAGTTCACCAGTCGCCGGTCGGAGGTGAGGCCGCGAGCGAGGGCCTCCGCGACCGCGCGCTCCAACGTTCGTCGGCGCACATCGACGGCCAGGTCCAGGAGTGTGCGGTCGACCGTGGTGATCGGGATGCGGTCGAGGACGGTCCGCTCGCCCGGGGCCAGGGTGCGGCTGCGACGCACCTCGACTCCGGCGCGACGTCGATTGCCCCCGGTGACCGTCACCACGACGGGTCGATCCTCGGCGGGGGCACCCACCAGGCCCCAGAGCTCGGCCGCACTTCGATGGCTGACCATGGCGTCGGGACCGCAGGCGAGGCAGGCCGCCATGGCCCGGGCGAGGGGTGGTGCCACCGATCCGAAGAGGAACACGCCCTGATGCATGGGGCGAAGCCTTCCTCGCTTCACCCGCAGACGAATCATCTTCGCCGACGCGCCAGCGTCGATCAGCTGCGGTCGAGTGACGAGGCCGTGCTGGCGCCGTGCGATGTCGCTCACCGTCCGATCGACCGCGATGGCCCGCGCCGTTCTGCCGGGCTGGGGCGGCGGGGATGCGTGGGGAGCCGTCGGGGGCATGGCGGGAAGGCCCATCGGGAACGCGGGCAGGGGTCGAGGATGAGGTGCGGACGCCGGTGCGGGCGGGTGACCGTCCGATGCTGCCGGTCCGCTGCGGGCGGGTGACTGTCGGATGCTGCCGGTCCGGTGCGGGCGGGTGACTGCCCGATTCTGCCGGTCCGTCGGGGGCGCCTCCATGTCCGTTCGCGCCCATCGCTCCCCGCCCCCGCCCAACCCCTTGCCCGCTCAGGGGTCCCCCGCTATACCTAATTCAACAAGGTGTCGCGCAGCGCCTGAACCGCCTTGGGCCCGCAGTCCGCCGGCCGCAACCCGCCCCTGCCAGCCCGCGGCCCGACCCTGCCAGCCCGCAGCTCCACCCACCACCCCTCCCACCCCCGCCACCATGTCCGGATCCGACCTCTTCACCGGCACCCTCGACCTGCTGATCCTCCGCACGCTGCGGGTCGAGCCGCTGCACGGGTACGGCGTCGGCAAGGCGCTTCGCGAGCAGTCGGGCGGGGTGCTGTCGATCGAGGAGGGCGCGCTGTATCCGGCGCTGCATCGGCTCGAGCGGAAGGGGCTCGCCGAGTCGGCGTGGGGCCGTACCGACACGGGCCGGCGCGCGAAGTTCTACCGGCCGACGGCGGAGGGACTCGCCCATCTGGAGTCGGAGAGCGAGCGGTGGGCCGAGTTCAGCGGGGCGGTCACACTGGTGCTGGGCCAGTAGGGAAGGGGGGACTCCGCGATGACCGGTCACCCGCCCGATCACGGGCCTCCGAACGGCGGCGGAGATCC contains the following coding sequences:
- a CDS encoding PadR family transcriptional regulator, encoding MSGSDLFTGTLDLLILRTLRVEPLHGYGVGKALREQSGGVLSIEEGALYPALHRLERKGLAESAWGRTDTGRRAKFYRPTAEGLAHLESESERWAEFSGAVTLVLGQ
- a CDS encoding DUF559 domain-containing protein; its protein translation is MHQGVFLFGSVAPPLARAMAACLACGPDAMVSHRSAAELWGLVGAPAEDRPVVVTVTGGNRRRAGVEVRRSRTLAPGERTVLDRIPITTVDRTLLDLAVDVRRRTLERAVAEALARGLTSDRRLVNFLRRHPRSPGSGKLRAVLDAGAPPRTRSEAEERFLSLVRRAGMPRPEVNVRVGPWEVDFYWPRARVVVEVDGYASHHSGRAFERDRRRDGDLIARGLQVMRVTWRQMDDEPEGVSFRLGRLLGAG